In Bacteriovorax stolpii, a single genomic region encodes these proteins:
- the hpt gene encoding hypoxanthine phosphoribosyltransferase has translation MTKPAPIGVFISEEQIQTRVKELAGMINRDFQGQDVVVVGVLNGSFIFCADLVRHIQTPVNIEFVSLSSYEGTNSSGEVAFRMDVKQSLEGKNVIVVEDIVDTGLTISFLLKHMKLKNVKSLKLCSLLRKKARLKVDVPIDYLGFDIEDKFVIGYGLDFDGRYRELPYIGVYGE, from the coding sequence ATGACAAAGCCTGCTCCTATTGGTGTCTTTATTTCCGAAGAACAAATCCAGACGCGCGTAAAAGAACTCGCTGGCATGATCAATCGTGACTTCCAAGGTCAGGATGTGGTTGTGGTCGGAGTTTTGAACGGCTCTTTTATTTTTTGTGCGGATTTAGTCCGTCACATTCAAACTCCGGTCAATATCGAGTTTGTTTCTCTAAGTTCATACGAAGGGACAAACAGCTCTGGTGAAGTGGCCTTCCGCATGGACGTCAAGCAGTCGCTGGAAGGAAAAAACGTGATCGTCGTTGAAGACATTGTTGATACGGGCTTAACTATTAGCTTTCTTTTAAAACATATGAAATTAAAAAACGTGAAGAGCTTAAAGCTTTGTTCACTGCTAAGAAAAAAAGCGCGCCTGAAAGTAGACGTGCCGATTGATTACTTAGGTTTTGATATCGAAGATAAATTTGTTATTGGATATGGTCTGGATTTTGATGGGCGCTACCGTGAACTTCCATACATTGGAGTTTATGGTGAGTAA
- a CDS encoding HAD family hydrolase, whose protein sequence is MTDLKTLVRLKDAILFDMDGTLVNTEPLHAKAAVIVLAEMGVKVDLMACIDQFYGMTDHVVLKTVCPQLSDKEIDHAIEQKNYHLINLFKKLKDHEKEQYITPGLLPFLNHLKQENKMCAVVSASEDIIVHETMKCFGLDHFMKIQMGRNQTVLTKPHPDPYIEAMKRLNTNHERSIIFEDSPTGIKAGNASGAQVIRVTAFAHHGGAQTIEGQYIELVNFHTDY, encoded by the coding sequence ATGACCGACTTAAAAACTCTAGTACGACTTAAAGATGCGATTCTCTTTGATATGGACGGAACTCTCGTCAATACAGAGCCTCTGCATGCCAAGGCAGCCGTCATCGTTTTAGCAGAAATGGGAGTGAAAGTTGACCTCATGGCCTGTATCGATCAGTTCTATGGAATGACCGATCATGTGGTTTTAAAGACTGTTTGCCCACAGCTCTCTGACAAAGAAATTGACCACGCAATCGAGCAAAAAAATTATCACTTGATCAATCTCTTTAAAAAGTTAAAAGACCACGAAAAAGAACAATACATCACTCCAGGTCTTCTGCCTTTTTTAAATCATTTAAAACAAGAAAATAAAATGTGCGCGGTTGTCAGTGCCAGCGAAGACATCATCGTTCATGAAACGATGAAATGTTTTGGATTAGATCACTTTATGAAAATCCAGATGGGGCGCAACCAAACCGTTTTAACCAAACCACATCCCGATCCATATATCGAAGCGATGAAGAGATTAAACACAAATCATGAACGCTCGATTATCTTTGAAGACTCTCCTACCGGCATCAAGGCAGGAAACGCTTCCGGTGCTCAAGTGATTCGAGTCACGGCCTTTGCCCACCATGGCGGGGCCCAGACAATCGAAGGTCAATACATCGAACTGGTGAACTTTCACACCGACTATTAA
- a CDS encoding thymidine kinase has translation MTLFAGMPGSSGSIEVVCGPMFSGKTEELIRRVKRAQIARQKVQIFKPAIDNRYHDTEVVSHSSLSIEATPVNSSIEILQKVYDSTRVVGIDEVQFFDESISIVVEKLARRGIRVIMAGLDQDYMGKSFGPMANLLAIADNVTKIQAICTVCGAPASKTFRKDPKNTNQVLVGETDLYEARCRAHADFFGEDQDQLAFFVNLNESRSKTQNL, from the coding sequence ATGACTCTATTTGCAGGGATGCCAGGTAGTTCTGGAAGTATTGAGGTCGTTTGCGGACCTATGTTTTCAGGTAAAACAGAAGAGCTTATTCGCCGAGTGAAAAGAGCACAGATCGCTCGCCAAAAAGTCCAAATTTTCAAGCCAGCAATTGATAACCGCTACCACGACACAGAAGTCGTATCGCACTCATCGCTTTCAATTGAAGCGACACCAGTGAACTCTTCAATCGAAATTTTGCAAAAAGTTTATGATTCAACGAGAGTTGTAGGCATTGATGAAGTTCAATTCTTCGACGAGAGCATCTCAATTGTAGTTGAGAAACTTGCTCGCCGTGGGATTCGTGTCATCATGGCAGGCCTTGACCAGGACTATATGGGAAAATCGTTTGGTCCAATGGCAAACCTTCTGGCAATCGCTGACAATGTCACTAAGATTCAGGCCATCTGTACAGTGTGCGGAGCACCTGCTTCAAAAACATTCAGAAAAGATCCAAAAAATACTAACCAGGTTCTTGTTGGGGAAACTGATCTTTATGAGGCACGCTGCCGTGCTCACGCCGATTTCTTCGGTGAAGACCAGGACCAGTTAGCATTCTTCGTGAATTTAAACGAGTCTCGTTCCAAAACACAAAATTTATAG
- a CDS encoding GldG family protein: protein MKKWYNILLAIIISVLYLVVIALWISIPEELTLNIAVTAVAMALTCVSIYLNRVTLAVYYQSNHFKKLQETLVFFALLFSLFGVANYWAYKHPSQFDWSVIKLNSLTDQTKNILKEMKEPITFKMFARKQESLPWMALLEFYRAEKPSINIEKIDIDVRPDLVGDYQISDAATLVIEYNGKRQKVTERDELNITNGLIKISRNQDPVVYFVQGHGEGDINSQENEGLKFIFESAKNSAMDIRPLNLLTTQVIPYDAKAIVLWGPKTALHASEINVLKEFLERKGNLMVAIDPELNGDVHQDLRALLRAYKMIVRNDLVIDRKSFVNGSNGSIPLVDHFDHDSEITKNFKGQIFFPLAASLDPIPDQVVPGMKGAVKSLASSTPFPDSWGETSLKELAAQNMQYTQGEDRPGPLSLALTFESDTNRIAVFGNSSFVYNAYSKFGSNYAFFLNSLSWVVGEDRLISFNLPIVQSEPIFISAPQMGIIFYFSVLFSPLVLFGLAIFMYRRKRDK, encoded by the coding sequence ATGAAAAAATGGTACAACATTCTTTTAGCAATTATTATCAGCGTTCTTTATCTCGTGGTTATTGCCCTGTGGATTTCTATCCCGGAGGAATTGACTCTAAATATCGCAGTGACAGCTGTGGCGATGGCCTTGACGTGCGTATCAATTTATTTAAACCGCGTAACCCTTGCGGTTTATTACCAAAGCAATCACTTCAAAAAATTGCAGGAAACGTTAGTTTTCTTTGCTCTGCTGTTTTCTCTTTTTGGAGTGGCGAATTACTGGGCCTATAAACACCCTTCGCAGTTTGACTGGTCAGTAATCAAGCTAAACTCGCTGACAGATCAGACCAAAAATATCCTCAAGGAAATGAAGGAGCCGATCACCTTTAAAATGTTTGCCAGAAAACAGGAGTCACTTCCGTGGATGGCGCTTTTAGAGTTTTATCGCGCAGAAAAACCTTCAATTAACATTGAAAAAATCGACATTGATGTGCGCCCGGATTTGGTGGGAGATTATCAGATCAGCGACGCTGCCACTCTGGTTATCGAGTACAATGGCAAGCGCCAGAAAGTGACTGAAAGAGATGAGCTCAACATCACCAATGGGCTCATTAAGATTTCCCGCAACCAGGACCCGGTCGTTTATTTTGTTCAAGGTCACGGTGAAGGGGATATTAACTCTCAGGAAAATGAAGGATTGAAATTTATTTTCGAGTCAGCAAAAAACTCGGCAATGGATATTCGTCCGCTTAATCTTCTGACAACTCAAGTGATTCCTTATGATGCGAAAGCGATTGTTCTTTGGGGTCCAAAAACGGCACTGCACGCCTCAGAGATTAATGTTCTTAAAGAGTTCTTAGAGAGAAAAGGAAACCTGATGGTGGCCATTGATCCGGAATTAAACGGCGATGTTCATCAAGACCTGAGGGCCCTGTTAAGAGCTTATAAAATGATCGTGAGAAACGATCTGGTGATCGATAGAAAAAGCTTTGTTAATGGCTCTAACGGTTCTATTCCACTGGTTGATCATTTTGATCACGACAGTGAAATTACTAAAAATTTTAAAGGACAAATTTTCTTTCCTCTGGCAGCTTCGCTGGACCCGATTCCAGATCAAGTCGTACCGGGAATGAAAGGAGCCGTGAAGTCTTTGGCCTCTTCAACTCCTTTTCCCGATTCATGGGGAGAGACGAGCTTAAAAGAGCTTGCCGCTCAGAATATGCAGTACACTCAAGGCGAAGACCGTCCGGGACCACTAAGCCTGGCACTGACATTTGAAAGCGACACTAACAGAATTGCCGTTTTTGGAAACTCTTCATTTGTTTATAATGCTTACTCGAAATTTGGCAGCAACTATGCCTTCTTCTTAAATTCACTGTCGTGGGTTGTAGGTGAAGACCGTTTGATCTCGTTTAACCTTCCTATTGTTCAGAGTGAGCCGATCTTTATTTCCGCACCTCAGATGGGGATTATTTTTTATTTCTCAGTGCTCTTCTCACCGCTAGTCCTCTTTGGTTTGGCGATTTTTATGTACAGAAGAAAGCGCGATAAATAG
- a CDS encoding ABC transporter permease subunit, with amino-acid sequence MIYCKKIMVLAKKELRDAFSSPLVYVLAGLFSLMMGWLFFNYLVQSKQMTTTTMTMGVITPIFGNINFIFIFLCPLITMRSFAEEKKQHTLDLLLRSELTEMQIILGKFISNVAMVLFMLSLTLLFPLILSFSGYSDWGVVWSSYLGIVLSIMAYTAVGLFCSSLTDNQIVASLLTFCILLGSMLLVISVNATNNYLLALMVQYLTIPFHYEGFTRGLLRSYSVVYFLSFYAFFFLLTLKSLQSRKW; translated from the coding sequence ATGATCTATTGTAAAAAAATTATGGTCCTGGCCAAAAAAGAGCTTAGGGACGCTTTTTCTTCCCCTTTAGTTTATGTTCTCGCGGGATTGTTTTCTTTAATGATGGGCTGGTTGTTTTTTAACTACCTGGTTCAGTCAAAGCAGATGACAACAACGACGATGACGATGGGAGTGATTACTCCAATCTTTGGAAATATTAACTTCATCTTTATTTTCCTTTGTCCGCTGATTACGATGCGCTCATTTGCTGAAGAAAAAAAGCAACACACGCTGGATCTTCTTTTAAGATCGGAGCTAACGGAGATGCAGATTATCTTAGGAAAATTTATTTCCAACGTGGCGATGGTCCTTTTTATGCTGTCGTTGACTCTGCTTTTCCCGCTCATCCTTTCATTTTCTGGTTACAGCGACTGGGGAGTGGTGTGGAGTTCTTACTTGGGAATTGTTCTTTCGATTATGGCCTATACGGCAGTAGGGCTTTTTTGTTCAAGCTTAACCGACAACCAGATCGTGGCCAGTCTTTTGACGTTTTGTATTCTTTTAGGATCAATGCTGCTGGTAATTTCCGTCAATGCAACTAACAACTATCTTCTAGCACTGATGGTTCAGTACCTCACAATTCCTTTTCACTATGAAGGTTTTACCAGAGGCCTTCTGCGCTCATACAGTGTCGTGTACTTCTTGTCTTTTTATGCTTTTTTCTTTTTATTAACCCTGAAGTCTCTTCAGTCGAGAAAGTGGTAA
- a CDS encoding ABC transporter ATP-binding protein, producing MALDNVSFAVKKGSIHGFLGPNGAGKSTTMKILSGLIPESSGSFKVNGKVGFLPEHPPVYPNMSVEDYLKFVFAIYAPVINEARVDEVMQKTGLIDVKDRLIGNLSKGYQQRVGIAQAIIHSPEIIILDEPTVGLDPVAIQDIRSLILELKNEHTILFSSHQLHEVELLCSEITLINRGEIVVSGSIETILNSLKTNMSIKARVLSFSEEQKKKLQNTFALEEVEVTFDEEQKNTLLKIVTKGKADIRSELSRFLVSPEIGLLEFAEERGELEDLFKRIHE from the coding sequence ATGGCTTTAGATAATGTGTCTTTTGCTGTGAAGAAGGGAAGCATTCATGGCTTTTTAGGGCCAAATGGGGCGGGAAAATCCACGACGATGAAGATCTTGAGTGGGCTTATTCCAGAATCAAGTGGTTCATTTAAAGTGAATGGGAAAGTTGGATTTTTGCCGGAACATCCTCCCGTTTATCCCAACATGAGCGTGGAAGATTATTTAAAATTTGTTTTTGCCATCTATGCACCTGTTATCAACGAAGCACGAGTTGATGAAGTTATGCAGAAGACTGGGTTGATAGATGTTAAAGACAGATTGATTGGCAATCTTTCAAAAGGCTACCAACAAAGAGTGGGGATTGCTCAGGCGATTATCCATTCTCCGGAAATTATTATTCTCGATGAGCCTACTGTTGGTCTTGACCCTGTAGCGATTCAAGACATCAGGTCCCTCATCCTGGAATTAAAAAACGAACACACCATTTTGTTTTCGTCTCACCAGTTGCATGAAGTTGAGCTTCTGTGTTCTGAGATCACGTTGATTAACCGCGGGGAAATTGTTGTCTCCGGATCAATTGAGACGATCTTAAATAGCCTTAAAACTAACATGAGTATCAAGGCGCGCGTGTTGTCTTTTTCCGAAGAGCAAAAGAAAAAATTGCAAAATACTTTTGCGCTTGAAGAAGTCGAAGTGACTTTTGATGAAGAACAAAAAAATACATTGTTAAAAATTGTAACAAAAGGCAAGGCCGATATTCGCTCTGAACTTTCCCGTTTTCTGGTATCGCCAGAGATTGGACTTTTAGAATTTGCAGAGGAGCGCGGTGAGCTTGAAGATCTTTTCAAACGGATTCACGAATGA
- a CDS encoding DHH family phosphoesterase, whose protein sequence is MNIIERFHHYIKKAENIVISTHIIPDADGIGSEIALCLAMRAQGKNAICVNEEPLLERYKYLDPEDVVISREDYLAFYPEAEVDLFIVTDTNSLERIGEGMKAIAKKAPSLLFIDHHPCPKEVMAENCIDTSKAATGELAGELIQSLGVPLNREMALPLYTAILIDTSSFRYPTVTGNTHRLIGSLMDTGVRPPHAYNMIYGTKKISYMKLLGKVLASAHTTKDEKVAWLTLTEDLLNKFNVDSEDTLAFINHLLVLDNIKVAIMFREMGPDIKVSLRSIGTVDVGVMARALGGGGHDHSAAAIINGPLDVVIKQTVDKLHEMLLIAESKDCSKSH, encoded by the coding sequence ATGAACATTATCGAAAGATTTCATCATTACATAAAAAAGGCAGAGAACATCGTTATCTCTACTCACATCATTCCTGATGCTGATGGTATTGGAAGCGAGATTGCTCTTTGTCTTGCAATGCGCGCTCAGGGCAAAAATGCAATTTGTGTAAACGAGGAACCATTACTTGAACGATACAAGTACCTCGACCCCGAAGATGTGGTCATTTCACGCGAAGATTACCTGGCCTTTTATCCTGAAGCTGAAGTTGATCTCTTTATCGTAACCGACACAAACTCACTGGAGAGAATTGGTGAAGGAATGAAGGCCATCGCTAAAAAAGCTCCTTCCCTGCTTTTTATCGATCACCACCCATGCCCGAAAGAAGTCATGGCCGAAAACTGCATCGATACAAGTAAAGCGGCAACGGGAGAGCTTGCCGGAGAACTCATTCAGTCTCTTGGTGTTCCGCTAAATAGAGAAATGGCCCTTCCTTTATACACGGCCATCCTCATTGATACTTCAAGTTTCCGCTACCCAACAGTAACTGGGAACACTCACCGCCTGATCGGAAGTTTAATGGATACAGGAGTTCGCCCTCCTCACGCCTACAACATGATCTACGGGACAAAGAAAATCTCTTACATGAAACTTCTAGGGAAAGTTCTGGCGAGCGCTCATACGACAAAAGATGAGAAGGTGGCCTGGCTGACTTTAACGGAAGATCTACTTAACAAGTTCAACGTTGACTCTGAAGACACACTTGCTTTCATCAATCACCTGTTGGTTCTGGACAATATCAAAGTTGCCATCATGTTCAGAGAAATGGGACCGGATATCAAAGTTTCACTTCGTTCAATTGGAACTGTGGATGTTGGGGTTATGGCCCGCGCTCTTGGAGGCGGAGGTCACGATCACTCGGCAGCGGCTATTATCAATGGACCACTTGATGTCGTCATCAAGCAGACAGTTGATAAGCTTCACGAAATGCTATTAATCGCTGAAAGCAAAGACTGTTCAAAATCTCACTAA